The genomic window AACTTCTCGGTTTTAGCCTTCCTCGCGCTGGCGTTCTCGACGAGCTCAAGGATGCGGGAAATGGTTGATTCCTTCAGCCCCTTGGTCACCTGCACTTTGAGGACGCCCGATAGGTTGACCATGCCGGATAGGATTTCCTCCCCTTCCTTCACCGTCCTGGGAACGCTTTCCCCGGTTAAAGCGGAGGTGTCAACGGTCGACTCACCCTCGATGATAACTCCATCAACGGGAACCCTCTCACCGGGCTTGATGATGATAACGTCCCCAACCTTCAGCTCCTCGGGCTTTACCCGGACTACGTCCCCGTCTCTAAGCAGGTTCGCATACTCTGCCTTGAGCGCGAGCAGTGCCTTTATGGAGCGCCTTGACCTGTCCACTGCCAGGTCCTGGAAGAACTCTCCCACGACGTAGAAGAGCATTACCGCCACTCCTTCCGGATACTCCCTGATGAGGAAAGCTCCTATAGTGGCTATCGCGATAAGGAAGTTTTCGTCAAAGACGTTGCCGTGGATGGAGTTGACGACTGCACTCCTAAGAACCCTCCAGCCGGAGATGAGGTAGCTGGCGAGGAAGATGCCGAAGACAAAAGCGTCGTCTATGCCGTAGTAGTAGCGCATTACTATGCCTATTGCAAACAGGGCCAGAGAAACTCCGATCTGGTACACCGTTTTTCTGAAGTCCCCTCCTCCGTGTTCATGGCCGTGTCCATGGCCGTGCTCGTCAGATTCCATGACCTCAACGTCCGGCTCGACCTTCTTGATGATCTCTTTGGCCTTCTCAACGTCACCCTCTATGATGGCCTCCTTGGTGGTGAAGTTGACCAGCGCAAACTCAAAGCCCTCCTTCTTGAGGGCCTCCTCTATCTCGTATGCACAGCTAGCGCAGTCGAGCCCCTCAAGGACGAGCTTCTGCGGCATCACTTCACCTCCGAGAGGTGCTCAAGCGCGGTTCTCAGTATATCCCTGATGTGCTCGTCGTCGAGACGGTAGAACACGTTCTTGCCGTCCTTGCGGTAAGTTACTATCTTTCTGTCCTTGAGGATGCGGAGCTGGTGAGAAATCGCCGAAACTGAAAGTTTCGTTATCGCAGAGAGGTCGCAGGTGCAGAGCTCTCCCGCTTCCATCAGCGCGAGCAGGATTTTGAGCCTCGTGGGGTTCCCGAGGGCGTCGAAAAAGTCCGCCGCTTCCAATACAGCCTCCTCCTCTGGAATTTTTGCCTGGGCTTCCAAGATTTTATCCAGGTGTTCCTCATACACCTTACACACTTCCGTCATCATAAATCACCTCTACATTTGAGCAATTGTGCAAATGTTTTATAAACTTTGTCATTCCGAAACCCGTCGAAAAATCAGAGCAGAAGTATCAAAATCGAAATCCCCAATGCGATCAGAAAATACGGAATCGAATACCTGTGGAAGTCCCTCATGCCAATCCCTGAGATACGGAGGGCTATGAGGTTTGCGAGGGAACCAATTATCATCCCGGTGCCGCCTAGGTTCACACCGAGTGCAAGGGGAAGCCACTCCGGTTTTGAGCCGAGGAAGAGGACCGTCGCCGGAACGTTGCTGATTAACTGGCTCAGACCGGCCGAGGCGAGAAGAAGCTTAAAACCTTCCCCCGGAAACATCCTCGCCGATCCCGAAATCAGGTGGGATACCTCGTTGAAGTCCGCAAATATGAGGGCGAAGGTCAGAACCAGCGCCCAGTCGAAACTCCAGAGGATCCTCCTGTCAACTATAAGAAAGATCATCAGTGTAATCACCAAAGAAGTTATGTCCCTCCCGGTTTCACCGAGGTAGATGTTCATGCCGAGTACGAGGGTGGAAGCTATGAGGAGATCCCATCTGGTAGAAATTGGGGGGAGGGGTTTTGGGGAGATGTTCTCATCCGGGAGGAATATGACCAACACGAAGAGGATTCCCATCCAAAGAAGCACAAAAGGCAGCATATGAATGATAAAAGTGACAAATCCAATGCCATATTCTCTCCATATTATAACGTTCTGAGGGTTTCCTACCGGGGTTAGCGAGGAGCCGACGTTTGCGGCTATCGCCGACAGTGCAACCGCCCTTCCCCCATCAAGTTCCGAGAACTCGGATACTGCAACGACGAGGGGGATGAAAACGAGCATTGCCGTGTCATTCATTATGACAGCCGAGGAAAAGGCTATCGAGGGCAGTAGAAAAAAGAACAGCCTCCTTCCCGAACCGCCTGATATTCTGACCAGGACGGGTGCGAGCCTGCTGAAAATCCCGGAAATCTCAAGGCCCTTTGAAGTTATAATCAGTGCAGTTATTAGGCTCAGACTCCCCCAATCAATCAGTACGGGAGTTCTCCCCGGGAGCGAACGGTCGATTAGGGCCAGCACTAAGTATAATGCCATCAATATACTAAGGAACCATTCGTGCTTGATGAAGTCGGTGGCCCTACAGCCCGTGTCTCCTCACCTCTTCCGTCAGGTGATAATCCGGAATCAACTCGTTCCCATCTGCAGAGACGCGGACGTGGAGGACTATAAAGCTTTTCCATGCAACCGGGACAACCCAGCAGTTCTCAGGTTCTCTGAACTCCGCAGCCCCAAGAACGCGGAGCTCTTTGAGGACATTCTCTATTCCCTCATTGATGTTGCCTGCCAAATCTTCGCACCGTATTGGGGCCCCTTTCGGAGAGGGATTGCCCGTCCGCGTGGTGTAGTGCATCACGTCTATCACGAAGTCGAGGTACATTACCGGGACATCCACGTGATCCCGGTGCTTTATAGGCTCTCCGGCCCTGAGAAACGGCAAGACCTGCTCGACAAGTTTCACCGCGTTCTCGGCATCTTCTACTCTCAAAACCCGATTTTCCCGGACAGGGGGTTGTCTAACGGGTGGGAATGGTGCGTTCATTCCCCATCACCTCCCCAAAGGGCAACGGCAAGAGTGAAAAGCGTGAGTAAGAGTATCTCGTAGGTCTCAAGGAGGGCCGTGGACGGCCATCTTATAAACGCCCCCACAACTGCGAGGGAAAAGAGAATAACAGCAATGCTTTTG from Thermococcus sp. MAR1 includes these protein-coding regions:
- a CDS encoding helix-turn-helix transcriptional regulator → MTEVCKVYEEHLDKILEAQAKIPEEEAVLEAADFFDALGNPTRLKILLALMEAGELCTCDLSAITKLSVSAISHQLRILKDRKIVTYRKDGKNVFYRLDDEHIRDILRTALEHLSEVK
- a CDS encoding SLC13 family permease; translated protein: MALYLVLALIDRSLPGRTPVLIDWGSLSLITALIITSKGLEISGIFSRLAPVLVRISGGSGRRLFFFLLPSIAFSSAVIMNDTAMLVFIPLVVAVSEFSELDGGRAVALSAIAANVGSSLTPVGNPQNVIIWREYGIGFVTFIIHMLPFVLLWMGILFVLVIFLPDENISPKPLPPISTRWDLLIASTLVLGMNIYLGETGRDITSLVITLMIFLIVDRRILWSFDWALVLTFALIFADFNEVSHLISGSARMFPGEGFKLLLASAGLSQLISNVPATVLFLGSKPEWLPLALGVNLGGTGMIIGSLANLIALRISGIGMRDFHRYSIPYFLIALGISILILLL